From Nitrospira sp.:
GGGCAACCGCCTATATGCGTTAACGCAAGACAACAAACTGTTATGGTACCAACACGACGGATTCAACGACGGTACCTTTTCTTGGAAACCAACCATCGAAGTTGGCAATAGCTGGACCTTTTCTCGGATCTTTGCGGGTGGTAACGGTATTGTGTATGCGATCCGGCAAGACGGCATTCTATTGTGGTATCGTCACATTGGCTTCCAAAACGGCAACGTGGCATGGGCACCCCCATCTGAGGTGGGCAGCGGGTGGGGCGGGTTTAAAGACGTTTTCTCGACTGGTCAAGGCGCCATCTACGCCGTCAAACCAGACGGGACTCTGTTGCTGTATCAACATAATGGTTTTGAGAATGGCACAAAAAGTTGGTCTGGCCCGCGCATCGTTGGCTCGGAGTGGAATCAATTTCAACAAATCGTGCCCGCTGGCGACGGCGTTATTTTTGCTATCCGACCTAATGGTGAATTGCTGTGGTACAAGCATTTAGGACTCCGTGGTAATAGGACGACTCGCGCAGGAGCGGAAACATGGGAAGGCCCAGTGCTGATAGGCTCAGGATGGCAGGATTTCACAAAGATCTTCGCCAGTATTCCAGAAATACTACCGCCAGGCGGCGGCATACGTTAAATAATTGAGTACGCTAAGCTAAAAATGGGTGGTGGCATAAACAGAAGATTGTTATCCGTTTTGCATGCCATTAAGGGATTGGAGCATTTGACGGAAGACAGCCCCTGCACTGCTCCGAAACGCCTCCACCGCAATGTCCTTATCCTTCTGGTGCTTAGTCCACAAACGCGGACGGTGAGACAGCCACAGTGGGGAATGCTTTGAGAACCTGCCGGTCCGTCGTGAGCAAGAAAAGGAAGTTGGGGTCGGATCTTGTATCGTGCATTCGATACTCGACAGGATCACAACCAACGCTTTGTCTTGTGCATCACTAAAGTATGAGGCGACGAGTCTGATACACATGACAAGACGTGACCCACATCAACGAGAATTCCAGCCAAGCTCAACCCAAAAACGAGCTAAGGAAGGTCTGATTTATTCTCCTCGCGAGATGTGCTACGGATAGCGCAGCACTGAACGGGAGGCGCATCCGATGCAACAGCAGACATTTGCCGAGGTCACGTTTGAACCGTATCGCAAGCCCACTCGCCGCGAGCAGTTCCTGGATGAAATGAACCGTGTCGTGCCGTGGGCGGACCTGGTGGCGGCCATTGAGCCGGTCTATCCCAAGGCCGAAGGCCCCGGGCGGCCACCGGTGGGCGTCGAGCGCATGCTGCGCCTCCATTGTCTGCAACAGTGGTTCAACCTGTCGGATCCGGCCGTGGAAGAGGCGCTGGACGACTCACGGGCGATGCGGCAGTTCGTGGGCATTGATCTGGGCCGCGAGCCCGTGCCCGATGAAACGACGATCTGCAAGTTTCGGCATCTCTTGGAAGCCCACCAACTGGGCGAGCGGCTCTTTGCACGGATCGGCGCGTATCTGGCAACCCACGGCATAAAAGTCAGTCGCGGGACCATCGTGGATGCCACCATCATCAGTGCGCCCAGTTCAACCAAGAATCGCCAGAAGGCGCGGGATCCGGAGATGCATCAGACGAAGAAGGGCAATCAGTGGTACTTCGGCATGAAAGCGCATATCGGTGTGGACAGCCAGACCAAGCTGATTCATTCAGTGGCCGCGACTGCCGCGAATGTGCATGACAGCCAGGGGTTACCGAAGTTGCTGCATGGACAGGAGACGCGGGTGGGGGGCGATGCCGCGTATAGCGGGCAGCGCGACGTGATTCGACACCACGCCCCCAGGGCTAAGAGCTTTGTGCAGACTAAAGCGCATCGCCATCGGCCCCTGAGTGAGACCGAGCGGGCCCGGAACCGCACGAAGTCGAAGGTGCGGGCGAAAGTCGAACATGCGTTCTTGGTGATCAAGCAGATCTTCGGGTGGGCCAACGTCCGCTACCGGGGGTTGGCGAAGAACACCCACTGGCTGTTCATCAGTTGCGGCTTGGCGAATCTCTATGTGACGCGCCGGCAGCTGCTGGCGGAAGCCTCGTGAGCCCGTGTGCGAACGGAGTCATGGGCAGCCTGACAGAGCGGGCGAGCCCCGAGAAAGACGATCCCGGACCAGCGGATTCCCACCTGATGGCCAGTAGTGATTCCCCCAGGGACAGATTGCTTCGTGCAACTGTGAATTAATCAGACGTTCCCTAAATAAAACAGAAACAGACTCGATTCCAACGAGCGCCACAGTTGACACTGTCCGATAAGGGCCGAATGAAGAGTGAGCATCGCTCTTCGTGCGACCAGCATTACCTGCTAGCTGCACTAGCTCACCTGGGTTCACACATAACCCGTCACTGTACGACCAATCGACAGCCTCTTCTCACCTATGATATATACAACCTATATATTCATTCCTCCACGGAGGCCATATGCCATCCACCAATGTGCAGGTTCCTGTTTTGATGAGTCGAACACAAAAGCGGAGACTGGCTCGAAAGGCCAAGCTCGCTCATATCACCATGGGTGAACTTCTCAGACAAGGAGGAGAACGGTTTACTCCGATGGATGATCAAGACCTTTTAGATCATATGGCCACACAGGTCATTCGAGCGACCACCAAGACCATCCGTTCGATCGATAAGACTCTTTCTCTGGTGGCGCAATCGGAAGCGCGAATGGATGCGTTGATTAAACAAAAAAGGAAAAGCCAATCATGGGACTGACGGAAGGCGTATGGGATGCGTTCGCCAACACGCTGAAGCTTAGTGATAAAGTCGACTAGTTAAACGCCACGCTCGCCAAACAGCAAACCCGCATTGAAGACCTGAACACTCGGGTCATCCGACTCGAAACAGCGCTTGAGTTTGCCCTCCAACGGAAGCCCCAGCGACGGATTACCGGACGCTCCGAGTAGATATTCCCATCCAGGCTTCATATGAGCAATCTTATCCGTGCCCGCGTTAAGGGCGACGTCATCGAACCTCTACAGATCGACCTACTGGAGGGTCAGGAAGTCATGGTGACCATTCTTGCTCCAACCGACCGCGAGGCTTTTCAGCGCAGCGCAGGGCAGTGGAAGGGCACACTCTACCCCGAGGCATTGATCCGCAACATCGATGATGATCGGTTGGTTTCTACCAGACCCGTTCCCAGCCTATGACCTTCCGGTATCTCATCGATACAGACTGTGAGATTCCCGCCGACTTCCTGGCAGACCGTGGATAGGCTCATGAAAGGAAGTTGGGATCGGATCTTGTATTGTGCATTCGGAACGAAGTTAAGGGGTCGAAGTTAAAGGGTCGGATACCTTTGTGTTTCAGGATTCTGGCACCGGTGTCATTGTCCTGTTCAGACTCAGCCAACAAACGCAGATGGTGAGACCGCCACGGTAGGGAATGCTTTGAGGATCTGCCGGTCCGTCGTCACCAAGGGCACTCGCAAATCTTTCGCCAGAACGACAAACTCACAATCGTAGGCCGAGCAGCCGGATTGCGCCGCGAGGCTCAGCACGTGCTGTGAGATGACGCTGTACTCATGGCCGATCAACCACCGTT
This genomic window contains:
- a CDS encoding type II toxin-antitoxin system VapC family toxin codes for the protein MIVSDTNLLIYLYVQVQRTEESEAVLRRDPVWAVPLLWRSEFRNVLIGLVRKGGLSLEMATAIVEEAERWLIGHEYSVISQHVLSLAAQSGCSAYDCEFVVLAKDLRVPLVTTDRQILKAFPTVAVSPSAFVG
- a CDS encoding IS5 family transposase, encoding MQQQTFAEVTFEPYRKPTRREQFLDEMNRVVPWADLVAAIEPVYPKAEGPGRPPVGVERMLRLHCLQQWFNLSDPAVEEALDDSRAMRQFVGIDLGREPVPDETTICKFRHLLEAHQLGERLFARIGAYLATHGIKVSRGTIVDATIISAPSSTKNRQKARDPEMHQTKKGNQWYFGMKAHIGVDSQTKLIHSVAATAANVHDSQGLPKLLHGQETRVGGDAAYSGQRDVIRHHAPRAKSFVQTKAHRHRPLSETERARNRTKSKVRAKVEHAFLVIKQIFGWANVRYRGLAKNTHWLFISCGLANLYVTRRQLLAEAS